In Patagioenas fasciata isolate bPatFas1 chromosome 18, bPatFas1.hap1, whole genome shotgun sequence, a genomic segment contains:
- the LOC136109477 gene encoding fas-binding factor 1 homolog, with amino-acid sequence MSQHQQEEKGQAGPGGVRRGRAGPGVAAAGGSRAALSPGIGTPRPWPPGLCVLGAGGTRAAQTWGESLDVLRAGTELCGITGRSKKPGEGSGWLVGDGLPGTEDGAKPGGTRCCSPAFLGALRLQRRRKSPHPKQWPWVFLTLLPEAAAGSQHRTQGSERFKYRNPPVSAPVRCSRGPQHQPPKGEAVLRHPLRSPCARPHPLAFQDKDDRVWDFLRTSKPSAGPQKMPVKRGTECSSETTAEQSSRKELPPRQTPLRTVAPVQRRKTSMFEDAEDDDLLDVLRRGKGPKKEEELRPARSTLDGLFGRGSAAKVLEKPGTGEHRECKVDKKSQKQPEEEGRGDKKELVFGVYKPSMGSRPAVQPAVGQLVRFSANSSSETNPEPRSTPRPPRRRNPVRRRRAGDDWLGWEDEDFMEPPSQSRAAEEAAPKPDPMDWMIDALAPSRAKEQAKAQEIKAETMETQQKKAKPSETEEKKAEPSEAQEKKNKPSEAQDTKAKPSETAGEGPGPRSPGR; translated from the exons atgtcccagcaccagCAAGAGGAGAAGGGccaggccgggccgggcggggtcAGGAGGGGCCGGGCGGGACCGGGCGTTGCTGCTGCGGGCGGGtccagggctgccctgagcccagGGATCGGGACACCGCGGCCATGGCCACCAGGCCTGTGCGTGCTGGGGGCCGGGGGCACGAGGGCGG CCCAAACGTGGGGAGAGAGCCTGGATGTCCTGAGGGCTGGGACTGAGCTCTGTGGCATCACTGGCAGGAGCAAAAAGCCAGGAGAGGGGAGTGGGTGGCTGGTGGGAGACGGGCTTCCAGGTACCGAGGATGGAGCAAAGCCCGGgggcacccgctgctgcagcccagccttcCTGGGTGCGCTTCGGCTCCAGCGTCGTAGGAAGAGCCCTCACCCGAAGCAATGGCCTTGGGTGTTCCTGACACTTctcccagaggcagcagcaggatcTCAGCACAGGACTCAGGGCTCAGAGCGTTTCAAGTACCGAAATCCCCCCGTCTCAGCCCCCGTGCGCTGCAGCCGCGgcccccagcaccagcctccCAAGGGTGAAGCAGTGCTGAGGCATCCGCTGCGCTCGCCCTGTGCCCGTCCTCATCCTCTTGCTTTCCAGGACAAGGACGACCGGGTCTGGGATTTCCTGAGGACATCGAAACCCAGTGCTGGCCCACAGAAGATGCCTGTAAAACGTGGCACTGAGTGCAGCTCTGAGAcaacagcagaacagagcagcaggaaag agctgcccccacgCCAGACGCCCCTGCGCACCGTGGCCCCGGTCCAGAGGAGGAAGACGTCGATGTTTGAAGATGCTGAAGACGATGACCTCTTGGATGTACTGAGACGTGGCAAAGGCCCAAAAAAAGA AGAGGAGCTCCGGCCAGCGCGCTCCACGCTGGACGGCTTGTTCGGACGAGGCTCCGCGGCCAAAGTCCTGGAAAAGCCAGGTACGGGAGAGCATAGGGAGTGCAAAGTGGATAAAAAGTCCCAGAAGCAGCCAG AGGAGGAAGGGCGTGGGGACAAGAAGGAGCTTGTCTTCGGAGTGTACAAGCCCTCGATGGGCTCCAGGCCCGCGGTACAGCCGGCGGTGGGGCAGTTGGTGAG GttttctgccaacagcagcagcgaAACAAACCCAGAGCCCCGCTCCACACCTCGTCCTCCCCGCAGACGGAACCCCGTGCGGAGGAGAAGGGCCGGAGACGACTGGCTGGGCTGGGAGGATGAGGATTTCATGGAGCCCCCCAGCCAGTCCAGGGCTGCAGAGGAGGCAGCGCCTAAACCCGACCCAATGGACTGGATGATCGATGCTTTGGCTCCCAGCAGAGCCAAAGAACAGGCCAAGGCACAGGAGATAAAGGCCGAGACTATGGAGACCCAGCAGAAGAAAGCCAAGCCCTCTGAGACTGAAGAGAAAAAGGCTGAGCCCTCGGAGGcgcaagagaaaaagaacaaaccctcGGAGGCCCAAGACACAAAGGCCAAGCCCTCAGAGACCGCGGGCGAAGGGCCGGGTCCCCGCTCTCCCGGCAGGTAA
- the LOC136109476 gene encoding uncharacterized protein isoform X1: MATRSLLEMLDAAIGTPQVGVVDLVALHKLLKAMIIGQPDQQELSVLEPGQSPTPSLGKDKVTKEQPGQEEKERDIYKKRASLQDLWEEINKFKEAQSGLAEDMREMQKAHVGLAEDMREMQEAMQKVHSGMAVDMREMQEAMQKAHSGMAQDMREMQEAMQKAHSDMAEDMREMKDAHSGLAEDMHALQEAHSGLAEDIQEIQETLGLEGAGGQSAPAEPTQVATDSQTRKSSALGPKGRGTQPGMETSKGTAGSGSPGMQAGTQGEPVTPVKLSGTPSDHMRSTDAGVTSPGMQPGSLGTQARTSGMQLGSQGTQATTHLGTQPGAPDTQASTLGKQPGSPGTHTTTPGVQPGSSSSQATIPGDAEERAMPWGSSGSTIISSYESEMREVLSQVGQLGNVCTGLKEEVEQLKSAKAERADLENVRRLFPEGGRQSITSILADLKCQMSFLQDMARALHGQEEKISKVEDAPRKMRGAGAGRKADGSAQMTQQPRPKGQKVKAERKELGKQQEPTQAQLEQFAAEYVNKLVMETAQQLQAEQVDEPRAMAQSGGHEQAGCHVCSPDTMVLLGKLLQRCEKLEEQVASLAQKAGGKVESYPKWRRQSLQQDEQLKCLQASIMQLQKDYEKFSLGLANLQQDRQQQQNDIKALSQALGRLKKQKADREELQLLGIDEKADKAALADKVSRSQFEAYEERLNKAMEEVTSRVTGQEESWHRFQKELQRQMDCKLDRRELGAFREQQEERWKSLSRQQLQEKALQPERDDAAGTRKQLLPGFHCLSCDRPVNMLAPGPERTGECRYPTVPRSCGGPHTVRPPRFQPQPPCTPRPSQASARSPNKAEMMEKDAMQLSGQDGTDGNRQDEQLSMVGGSQLPTTPRATPGTSTLRSRPGTPSSLLTAVLLHQPVSSSRRFTLAPSLLPPIQPPRSESTP, from the exons atggccacacgcAGTCTGTTGGAGATGCTGGACGctgccatcgggacaccccaagTTGGGGTTGTGGATTTGGTGGCACTGCACAAGCTGCTGAAAGCCATGATCATCGGGCAGCCGGACCAGCAGGAGCTGtccgtcctggagccagggcagagcccgacccccagcttaGGGAAGGACAAGGTCACGAAGGAACAGCCTGgccaggaagagaaggagagagacatCTACAAG AAAAGGGCTTCGCTtcaggatctctgggaggagatcaacaagtttaaggaggcgcagtccggcctggcagaagacatgcgggagatgcagaaggcgcatgTTGGCCTGGCAGAAGACATGCGGGAGATGCAGGAGGCCATGCAGAAGGTGCACTCTGGCATGGCGGTggacatgcgggagatgcagGAGGCCATGCAGAAGGCGCACTCTGGCATGGCccaggacatgcgggagatgcagGAGGCCATGCAGAAGGCGCACTCTGATatggcagaggacatgcgggagatgaaggacgCACAttccggcctggcagaggacatgcaTGCCCTGCAGGAGGCACATTCCggccttgcagaggacatccaggagatacaggagacccttggcctg gagggcgctgggggccagtctgcccccgccgagcccacccaggtggccacggaCAGCCAGaccaggaagagctcagcactggggccgaagggacgtgggacacagcctgggatggagaccagcaaggggactgcagggtctgggtccccggggatgcaagcagggacacagggggaaccagtgacccctgtgaagttgtcaggcactccctctgACCACATGAGGTCTACTGATGCCGGTGTCACCAGcccggggatgcagccaggatccctgGGCACCCAGGCCAGGACCTCGGGGATGCAGCTAGGGTCACagggcacccaggccaccacccacctggggacacagccaggggcccctgacacccaggccagcaccttgGGGAAACAGCCaggatcacctgggacccacaccaccacccctggggtgcagcctgggtcctccagctcccaagccaccatcccaggggatgccgaAGAGCGGGCCATGCCCTGGGGCTCCTCAGGCTCCACCATCATCTCCAGCTatgagtcggagatgcgggaggttctctcccaggttgggcagcttgGCAACGTCTGCACTGGTCTGAAGGAGGaggtggagcagctgaaatctgcaaaagcagaacgcgcggatcttgagaacgtgcgccggctcttcccggagggag gccggcagagcatcaccagcatcctggccgacctcaagtgccagatgtcgttcctgcaagacatggccagggccctccacgggcaggaggagaag ATCagcaaggtggaggatgctcccagaaagatgaggggggctggagccggccggaaagcagacggcagcgcccagatgacccaacagccacg gcccaagggacagaaggtcaaggcagagcgcaaggagttggggaagcagcaggagccgactcaggcccagctggagcagtttgcggccgagtatgtgaataaattggtgatggagacagcacagcagctgcaggcagag caggtgGACGAGCCGAGAGCgatggcgcagagcgggggacacgagcaggcAGGGTGCCACGTCTGCAGCCCGGACACCATGGTGCTGCTAGGGAAGCTtctccagcgctgcgagaagctcgaggagcaggtggcgtccctggcccagaaggcgggcggcaaggtggagagttacccgaagtggaggagacag tccctgcagcaggacgagcagctcaagtgcctccaggccagcatcatgcagctccaaaaggactatgagaagttcagcttgggccttgcaaacctccagcaggatcgccagcagcagcagaatgACATCAAG gctctgtcccaggccctggggaggctcaagaagcagaaagcagacagggaggagctgcagctgctgggaatcgatgag aaagcagacaaagccgccctggctgacaaagtcagtcgcagccagtttgaggcgtacgaggagcggctgaacaaggcgatggaggaggtgacgagccgggtgacaggccaggaggagagctggcatcggttccagaaagagctgcagagacagatggactgcaag ctggaccgccgggagctgggggcgttccgggagcagcaggaggagcgttggaagagcctcagcaggcagcagctccaggagaaggcgctgcagccagagcgtgatgATGCTGCTGGgactaggaa gcagctgctgcctggtttccattgcctgtcctgcgaccggcccgtcaacatgctggcgcctggacc ggagcggacgggcgagtgcagataccccactgttccgcggagctgcgggggcccacacaccgtCAGGCCCccacgcttccagccccaaccgccctgcaccccacggccgtcccaaGCCAGTGCTCGCAGCCCCAACAAGGCAGAGATGATGGAG aaggacgcgatgcagctgtcgggccaggacggcactgatgggaaccggcaggacgagcagctctccatggtggggggctctcagctgcccacaacgccaagggccaccccaggcaCCTCGACCttgaggagccggccag gcaccccctcctcgctgctaacggccgtgctgctgcaccaaccagtcTCGTCTTCCAGACGCTTCACCCTGGcgccgagtctgctgccgcccatccagcccccccgcagtgaatcaaccccctga
- the LOC136109476 gene encoding uncharacterized protein isoform X3, producing MATRSLLEMLDAAIGTPQVGVVDLVALHKLLKAMIIGQPDQQELSVLEPGQSPTPSLGKDKVTKEQPGQEEKERDIYKKRASLQDLWEEINKFKEAQSGLAEDMREMQKAHVGLAEDMREMQEAMQKVHSGMAVDMREMQEAMQKAHSGMAQDMREMQEAMQKAHSDMAEDMREMKDAHSGLAEDMHALQEAHSGLAEDIQEIQETLGLEGAGGQSAPAEPTQVATDSQTRKSSALGPKGRGTQPGMETSKGTAGSGSPGMQAGTQGEPVTPVKLSGTPSDHMRSTDAGVTSPGMQPGSLGTQARTSGMQLGSQGTQATTHLGTQPGAPDTQASTLGKQPGSPGTHTTTPGVQPGSSSSQATIPGDAEERAMPWGSSGSTIISSYESEMREVLSQVGQLGNVCTGLKEEVEQLKSAKAERADLENVRRLFPEGGRQSITSILADLKCQMSFLQDMARALHGQEEKISKVEDAPRKMRGAGAGRKADGSAQMTQQPRPKGQKVKAERKELGKQQEPTQAQLEQFAAEYVNKLVMETAQQLQAEQVDEPRAMAQSGGHEQAGCHVCSPDTMVLLGKLLQRCEKLEEQVASLAQKAGGKVESYPKWRRQSLQQDEQLKCLQASIMQLQKDYEKFSLGLANLQQDRQQQQNDIKKADKAALADKVSRSQFEAYEERLNKAMEEVTSRVTGQEESWHRFQKELQRQMDCKLDRRELGAFREQQEERWKSLSRQQLQEKALQPERDDAAGTRKQLLPGFHCLSCDRPVNMLAPGPERTGECRYPTVPRSCGGPHTVRPPRFQPQPPCTPRPSQASARSPNKAEMMEKDAMQLSGQDGTDGNRQDEQLSMVGGSQLPTTPRATPGTSTLRSRPGTPSSLLTAVLLHQPVSSSRRFTLAPSLLPPIQPPRSESTP from the exons atggccacacgcAGTCTGTTGGAGATGCTGGACGctgccatcgggacaccccaagTTGGGGTTGTGGATTTGGTGGCACTGCACAAGCTGCTGAAAGCCATGATCATCGGGCAGCCGGACCAGCAGGAGCTGtccgtcctggagccagggcagagcccgacccccagcttaGGGAAGGACAAGGTCACGAAGGAACAGCCTGgccaggaagagaaggagagagacatCTACAAG AAAAGGGCTTCGCTtcaggatctctgggaggagatcaacaagtttaaggaggcgcagtccggcctggcagaagacatgcgggagatgcagaaggcgcatgTTGGCCTGGCAGAAGACATGCGGGAGATGCAGGAGGCCATGCAGAAGGTGCACTCTGGCATGGCGGTggacatgcgggagatgcagGAGGCCATGCAGAAGGCGCACTCTGGCATGGCccaggacatgcgggagatgcagGAGGCCATGCAGAAGGCGCACTCTGATatggcagaggacatgcgggagatgaaggacgCACAttccggcctggcagaggacatgcaTGCCCTGCAGGAGGCACATTCCggccttgcagaggacatccaggagatacaggagacccttggcctg gagggcgctgggggccagtctgcccccgccgagcccacccaggtggccacggaCAGCCAGaccaggaagagctcagcactggggccgaagggacgtgggacacagcctgggatggagaccagcaaggggactgcagggtctgggtccccggggatgcaagcagggacacagggggaaccagtgacccctgtgaagttgtcaggcactccctctgACCACATGAGGTCTACTGATGCCGGTGTCACCAGcccggggatgcagccaggatccctgGGCACCCAGGCCAGGACCTCGGGGATGCAGCTAGGGTCACagggcacccaggccaccacccacctggggacacagccaggggcccctgacacccaggccagcaccttgGGGAAACAGCCaggatcacctgggacccacaccaccacccctggggtgcagcctgggtcctccagctcccaagccaccatcccaggggatgccgaAGAGCGGGCCATGCCCTGGGGCTCCTCAGGCTCCACCATCATCTCCAGCTatgagtcggagatgcgggaggttctctcccaggttgggcagcttgGCAACGTCTGCACTGGTCTGAAGGAGGaggtggagcagctgaaatctgcaaaagcagaacgcgcggatcttgagaacgtgcgccggctcttcccggagggag gccggcagagcatcaccagcatcctggccgacctcaagtgccagatgtcgttcctgcaagacatggccagggccctccacgggcaggaggagaag ATCagcaaggtggaggatgctcccagaaagatgaggggggctggagccggccggaaagcagacggcagcgcccagatgacccaacagccacg gcccaagggacagaaggtcaaggcagagcgcaaggagttggggaagcagcaggagccgactcaggcccagctggagcagtttgcggccgagtatgtgaataaattggtgatggagacagcacagcagctgcaggcagag caggtgGACGAGCCGAGAGCgatggcgcagagcgggggacacgagcaggcAGGGTGCCACGTCTGCAGCCCGGACACCATGGTGCTGCTAGGGAAGCTtctccagcgctgcgagaagctcgaggagcaggtggcgtccctggcccagaaggcgggcggcaaggtggagagttacccgaagtggaggagacag tccctgcagcaggacgagcagctcaagtgcctccaggccagcatcatgcagctccaaaaggactatgagaagttcagcttgggccttgcaaacctccagcaggatcgccagcagcagcagaatgACATCAAG aaagcagacaaagccgccctggctgacaaagtcagtcgcagccagtttgaggcgtacgaggagcggctgaacaaggcgatggaggaggtgacgagccgggtgacaggccaggaggagagctggcatcggttccagaaagagctgcagagacagatggactgcaag ctggaccgccgggagctgggggcgttccgggagcagcaggaggagcgttggaagagcctcagcaggcagcagctccaggagaaggcgctgcagccagagcgtgatgATGCTGCTGGgactaggaa gcagctgctgcctggtttccattgcctgtcctgcgaccggcccgtcaacatgctggcgcctggacc ggagcggacgggcgagtgcagataccccactgttccgcggagctgcgggggcccacacaccgtCAGGCCCccacgcttccagccccaaccgccctgcaccccacggccgtcccaaGCCAGTGCTCGCAGCCCCAACAAGGCAGAGATGATGGAG aaggacgcgatgcagctgtcgggccaggacggcactgatgggaaccggcaggacgagcagctctccatggtggggggctctcagctgcccacaacgccaagggccaccccaggcaCCTCGACCttgaggagccggccag gcaccccctcctcgctgctaacggccgtgctgctgcaccaaccagtcTCGTCTTCCAGACGCTTCACCCTGGcgccgagtctgctgccgcccatccagcccccccgcagtgaatcaaccccctga
- the LOC136109476 gene encoding uncharacterized protein isoform X2: protein MATRSLLEMLDAAIGTPQVGVVDLVALHKLLKAMIIGQPDQQELSVLEPGQSPTPSLGKDKVTKEQPGQEEKERDIYKKRASLQDLWEEINKFKEAQSGLAEDMREMQKAHVGLAEDMREMQEAMQKVHSGMAVDMREMQEAMQKAHSGMAQDMREMQEAMQKAHSDMAEDMREMKDAHSGLAEDMHALQEAHSGLAEDIQEIQETLGLEGAGGQSAPAEPTQVATDSQTRKSSALGPKGRGTQPGMETSKGTAGSGSPGMQAGTQGEPVTPVKLSGTPSDHMRSTDAGVTSPGMQPGSLGTQARTSGMQLGSQGTQATTHLGTQPGAPDTQASTLGKQPGSPGTHTTTPGVQPGSSSSQATIPGDAEERAMPWGSSGSTIISSYESEMREVLSQVGQLGNVCTGLKEEVEQLKSAKAERADLENVRRLFPEGGRQSITSILADLKCQMSFLQDMARALHGQEEKISKVEDAPRKMRGAGAGRKADGSAQMTQQPRPKGQKVKAERKELGKQQEPTQAQLEQFAAEYVNKLVMETAQQLQAEQVDEPRAMAQSGGHEQAGCHVCSPDTMVLLGKLLQRCEKLEEQVASLAQKAGGKVESYPKWRRQSLQQDEQLKCLQASIMQLQKDYEKFSLGLANLQQDRQQQQNDIKALSQALGRLKKQKADREELQLLGIDEKADKAALADKVSRSQFEAYEERLNKAMEEVTSRVTGQEESWHRFQKELQRQMDCKLDRRELGAFREQQEERWKSLSRQQLQEKALQPERDDAAGTRKQLLPGFHCLSCDRPVNMLAPGPERTGECRYPTVPRSCGGPHTVRPPRFQPQPPCTPRPSQASARSPNKAEMMEDAMQLSGQDGTDGNRQDEQLSMVGGSQLPTTPRATPGTSTLRSRPGTPSSLLTAVLLHQPVSSSRRFTLAPSLLPPIQPPRSESTP, encoded by the exons atggccacacgcAGTCTGTTGGAGATGCTGGACGctgccatcgggacaccccaagTTGGGGTTGTGGATTTGGTGGCACTGCACAAGCTGCTGAAAGCCATGATCATCGGGCAGCCGGACCAGCAGGAGCTGtccgtcctggagccagggcagagcccgacccccagcttaGGGAAGGACAAGGTCACGAAGGAACAGCCTGgccaggaagagaaggagagagacatCTACAAG AAAAGGGCTTCGCTtcaggatctctgggaggagatcaacaagtttaaggaggcgcagtccggcctggcagaagacatgcgggagatgcagaaggcgcatgTTGGCCTGGCAGAAGACATGCGGGAGATGCAGGAGGCCATGCAGAAGGTGCACTCTGGCATGGCGGTggacatgcgggagatgcagGAGGCCATGCAGAAGGCGCACTCTGGCATGGCccaggacatgcgggagatgcagGAGGCCATGCAGAAGGCGCACTCTGATatggcagaggacatgcgggagatgaaggacgCACAttccggcctggcagaggacatgcaTGCCCTGCAGGAGGCACATTCCggccttgcagaggacatccaggagatacaggagacccttggcctg gagggcgctgggggccagtctgcccccgccgagcccacccaggtggccacggaCAGCCAGaccaggaagagctcagcactggggccgaagggacgtgggacacagcctgggatggagaccagcaaggggactgcagggtctgggtccccggggatgcaagcagggacacagggggaaccagtgacccctgtgaagttgtcaggcactccctctgACCACATGAGGTCTACTGATGCCGGTGTCACCAGcccggggatgcagccaggatccctgGGCACCCAGGCCAGGACCTCGGGGATGCAGCTAGGGTCACagggcacccaggccaccacccacctggggacacagccaggggcccctgacacccaggccagcaccttgGGGAAACAGCCaggatcacctgggacccacaccaccacccctggggtgcagcctgggtcctccagctcccaagccaccatcccaggggatgccgaAGAGCGGGCCATGCCCTGGGGCTCCTCAGGCTCCACCATCATCTCCAGCTatgagtcggagatgcgggaggttctctcccaggttgggcagcttgGCAACGTCTGCACTGGTCTGAAGGAGGaggtggagcagctgaaatctgcaaaagcagaacgcgcggatcttgagaacgtgcgccggctcttcccggagggag gccggcagagcatcaccagcatcctggccgacctcaagtgccagatgtcgttcctgcaagacatggccagggccctccacgggcaggaggagaag ATCagcaaggtggaggatgctcccagaaagatgaggggggctggagccggccggaaagcagacggcagcgcccagatgacccaacagccacg gcccaagggacagaaggtcaaggcagagcgcaaggagttggggaagcagcaggagccgactcaggcccagctggagcagtttgcggccgagtatgtgaataaattggtgatggagacagcacagcagctgcaggcagag caggtgGACGAGCCGAGAGCgatggcgcagagcgggggacacgagcaggcAGGGTGCCACGTCTGCAGCCCGGACACCATGGTGCTGCTAGGGAAGCTtctccagcgctgcgagaagctcgaggagcaggtggcgtccctggcccagaaggcgggcggcaaggtggagagttacccgaagtggaggagacag tccctgcagcaggacgagcagctcaagtgcctccaggccagcatcatgcagctccaaaaggactatgagaagttcagcttgggccttgcaaacctccagcaggatcgccagcagcagcagaatgACATCAAG gctctgtcccaggccctggggaggctcaagaagcagaaagcagacagggaggagctgcagctgctgggaatcgatgag aaagcagacaaagccgccctggctgacaaagtcagtcgcagccagtttgaggcgtacgaggagcggctgaacaaggcgatggaggaggtgacgagccgggtgacaggccaggaggagagctggcatcggttccagaaagagctgcagagacagatggactgcaag ctggaccgccgggagctgggggcgttccgggagcagcaggaggagcgttggaagagcctcagcaggcagcagctccaggagaaggcgctgcagccagagcgtgatgATGCTGCTGGgactaggaa gcagctgctgcctggtttccattgcctgtcctgcgaccggcccgtcaacatgctggcgcctggacc ggagcggacgggcgagtgcagataccccactgttccgcggagctgcgggggcccacacaccgtCAGGCCCccacgcttccagccccaaccgccctgcaccccacggccgtcccaaGCCAGTGCTCGCAGCCCCAACAAGGCAGAGATGATGGAG gacgcgatgcagctgtcgggccaggacggcactgatgggaaccggcaggacgagcagctctccatggtggggggctctcagctgcccacaacgccaagggccaccccaggcaCCTCGACCttgaggagccggccag gcaccccctcctcgctgctaacggccgtgctgctgcaccaaccagtcTCGTCTTCCAGACGCTTCACCCTGGcgccgagtctgctgccgcccatccagcccccccgcagtgaatcaaccccctga